One genomic region from Mesorhizobium terrae encodes:
- a CDS encoding methyltransferase — MATAFQSGSRPFARLALNATRQEAGIAERRYAAKAGLIIEHVLAPGNASSWGKMLDVQQLVLTNGGRERSEEEYASLLTAAGFKLKRVILTSSTASLIEAFPVAESG; from the coding sequence GTGGCGACAGCGTTTCAATCAGGCAGTCGGCCATTCGCGCGGCTGGCGCTGAACGCCACCCGGCAGGAGGCGGGTATTGCCGAACGGCGCTACGCGGCAAAAGCTGGTCTGATCATCGAGCATGTCCTTGCTCCGGGAAATGCGTCGTCGTGGGGCAAGATGCTGGACGTGCAGCAACTCGTGCTGACCAACGGAGGACGCGAGCGGTCCGAAGAGGAATATGCCAGCCTGCTTACTGCAGCGGGGTTCAAGCTGAAACGCGTGATCCTAACGTCCTCGACGGCGAGCCTCATCGAGGCGTTCCCCGTCGCAGAATCCGGCTGA